A region from the Hylaeus volcanicus isolate JK05 chromosome 6, UHH_iyHylVolc1.0_haploid, whole genome shotgun sequence genome encodes:
- the LOC128878214 gene encoding major royal jelly protein 1-like, with the protein MKSLTLLFLLVTVAVCHEPFQVKFEWKTINFDWPSEEMRVYEIDHNGYIPENNFISGIKFWKGKMYLSLPRFKDGVPVTLGVTSATPVNHNTAPSLEAYPNWDMQKLDDCSAFQFVQSMEIDPAGRMWVLDSGRVSPLLPEVKITCPPRLVILDIENNGEILRNYEFPQHVARRGTAYLNDIVVDHEDGGMAYITDTDREDPGLIVYSLQNNTSWKVRHDSMKAKPEAVRFMINKTPVNVPFAIDGIALSPASSEDRMVYYSPLSSFHLYSVPTSALKNNASIDDVVKEVGRKNSQSDGMVMSATGVLYYGLLADDAVGTWDTEQSQSFNTGKRVISRDHERMQWPDSFAIDEDGNVYCVTNQLQNLLNNRVNVSVPNYRVVRSKINVKNYQYYKDGTAPEQPAISASSASRINLAIVSGLFVLLAFVAK; encoded by the coding sequence ATGAAGAGTCTGACGCTCCTATTTCTTCTGGTGACCGTGGCGGTGTGTCACGAGCCGTTCCAAGTGAAGTTCGAATGGAAGACCATCAACTTTGACTGGCCGTCGGAGGAGATGCGGGTGTACGAGATTGACCACAACGGGTACATACCAGAAAACAACTTCATCTCTGGGATCAAGTTCTGGAAGGGTAAGATGTATCTGTCGCTCCCGCGCTTTAAAGACGGAGTGCCCGTCACTCTCGGAGTGACGTCCGCGACCCCGGTGAACCATAACACTGCGCCCAGCCTGGAGGCGTACCCTAACTGGGATATGCAGAAGCTGGACGATTGCAGTGCCTTCCAGTTCGTCCAGAGCATGGAGATCGATCCTGCAGGACGCATGTGGGTCCTTGACTCGGGACGAGTGTCTCCTTTGTTGCCGGAGGTCAAGATCACCTGCCCGCCGCGGCTGGTGATCTTGGACATCGAGAACAACGGCGAGATCCTGCGTAACTACGAGTTCCCTCAGCACGTGGCTCGCCGTGGAACGGCTTATCTCAACGACATCGTCGTGGACCACGAGGACGGAGGCATGGCGTATATAACCGACACCGATCGCGAAGATCCTGGCTTGATCGTCTACTCCCTGCAGAACAACACCTCCTGGAAGGTCAGACACGACTCGATGAAGGCGAAGCCCGAGGCTGTCAGGTTTATGATCAACAAAACTCCCGTAAACGTGCCGTTCGCGATCGATGGCATCGCCCTGTCGCCTGCCAGCAGCGAGGACAGGATGGTGTACTACTCACCCCTGTCGTCTTTTCATCTGTATTCGGTGCCGACATCCGCGCTGAAGAACAACGCATCCATCGACGACGTGGTGAAGGAGGTGGGAAGAAAGAACTCTCAGTCGGATGGAATGGTAATGTCCGCCACGGGGGTGCTGTACTACGGCTTGTTGGCTGACGACGCCGTGGGCACGTGGGATACGGAGCAATCACAGTCGTTCAACACAGGAAAGAGGGTCATCTCCAGGGACCACGAGAGGATGCAGTGGCCGGACAGCTTCGCGATCGACGAGGACGGTAACGTCTATTGTGTCACCAACCAACTGCAAAACCTCCTGAACAATCGCGTGAACGTGAGCGTGCCGAACTATAGGGTCGTCAGGTCGAAAATTAACGTGAAGAATTATCAGTACTATAAGGACGGAACCGCACCGGAGCAGCCAGCGATATCCGCGTCCTCCGCTAGCAGGATTAACCTCGCCATAGTCTCAGGATTATTCGTTCTGTTGGCCTTCGTTGCGAAGTAA
- the LOC128878221 gene encoding uncharacterized protein LOC128878221: MKSLLIFVPDKLYKEKPGYMFGKVVYDDSTGVKKFYVIGICRTDNFETIKHGTSIIGYYSAAEHKRGYVDKKYVDWINIYSHPNFSLHENNYDYSIKSIIVNNKKMSTLHCHTVITVYDQVALRETELFGQRATSGNHFYELMKILQSKQVEGELQKKGKVTYIKETLLVYHMFLYFYPVLLLSKVTSKLLPILKYSFLGLHVHGWLENVKWMLIAIIKNKRFTLKTGNYVFALIIDMLLGIFILQLLLHYFEYTSPSQILLSNAEKVVTFLKDLINWLMGVPAGLKLNHALNNMLGKFFLYHIHLWWIFLITIKPVMDFAFEVLVLFGRLGITFQIAIAADLLGLVSFHAYCIYVYAARLFNIQLKGITALFRLFLGKKMNPLRERVDSCQYQPDQLFVGTLLFTILLFLMPTTWVYYAVFTMLRLALIGFGGFLSRMKFYLQVMPVYTLFKWLFQSHNTRSIVNIKVHSHRAEAPIVLIMTLVGASWCHTWDRCIPDTIGRHPPIEWKKIISNIIWDLNNKRNCNTDASQESVDQMKEINEQNMICKKRKQRKQKSSNSNLNGTHKETMKDDEQENNFDDIQKDQDEIESRDELISSKKFRRTDATNADNNVEDTEEASKSEAKKPKQPSKRQLKREKAEKKETEKREASRLEAMKKGLSYVSQWKYAQSEWKFEKLRQIWLIDNLLDETSIPDDIFPTVLEYFEGCKGMAREQLLKKGLDVIKKVEENEEMKDEIESVAYQRARKLLQALPTET, translated from the exons ATGAAAAGCCTGTTGATTTTTGTTCCTGACAAACTTTATAAAGAAAAGCCTGGGTACATGTTTGGCAAAGTGGTATACGACGACAGCACAGgagttaaaaaattttatgtcATTGGAATATGTAGAACAGATAATTTTGAGACAATAAAACATGGCACTAGTATAATTGGATATTATTCGGCAGCAGAACATAAACGTGGATATgtagataaaaaatatgtagacTGGATTAATATATATTCCCATCCTAACTTTTCTcttcatgaaaataattatgattataGTATAAAGAgcataattgtaaataataaaaaaatgtcaacatTACATTGCCATACAGTTATTACAGTATATGATCAAGTAGCCCTCAGAGAGACAGAATTATTTGGTCAAAGAGCAACGTCaggaaatcatttttatgaattaatgaaaattctgCAGAGCAAACAGGTTGAAGGAGAACTACAAAAGAAGGGAAAAGTTACTTATATAAAGGAAACTCTCTTAGTCTATCatatgtttttgtatttttatccaGTTCTCCTCCTTAGTAAAGTAACAAGCAAATTATTAccaattctaaaatattctttccttGGTTTACACGTTCATGGATGGttggaaaatgttaaatgGATGTTAATTGCTATAATAAAGAACAAGAGATTCACATTAAAAACTGGCAATTATGTTTTTGCACTGATAATAGATATGTTAttaggaatatttatattgcaaTTACTGTTACATTACTTCGAATATACATCTCCATCTCAAATACTTTTGAGCAATGCAGAG AAAGTTGTGACATTTTTGAAAGATTTAATAAACTGGCTAATGGGTGTACCAGCTggcttaaaattaaatcatgCCTTGAACAATATGCTTGGAAAATTTTTTCTGTACCACATACATTTATGGTGGATATTCTTGATAACTATAAAACCTGTAATGGATTTTGCTTTTGaagtattagtattatttgGAAGACTTGGTATCACTTTTCAAATAGCAATAGCAGCTGATCTTCTAGGTCTTGTCAGTTTTCATGCATACTGTATTTACGTATATGCAGCAAG GCTCttcaatattcaattaaagggTATCACTGCTTTATTTCGACTCTTCTTGGGTAAGAAAATGAATCCACTTAGAGAAAGAGTTGATTCTTGTCAATATCAACCAGATCAATTGTTTGTGGGGACCTTATTATtcacaattttgttatttcttatGCCAACAACATGGGTGTACTATGCTGTTTTTACAAtg CTTAGATTAGCATTGATCGGGTTTGGAGGTTTCTTGagtagaatgaaattttatcttcaaGTTATGCCAGTCTATACACTGTTTAAGTGGTTGTTTCAATCTCATAACACACGCA gcattgttaatattaaagtacATTCACATCGTGCAGAGGCACCaatagtattaataatgaCATTGGTCGGAGCATCATGGTGTCATACATGGGACAGGTGTATACCAGACACAATTGGTCGACATCCACCAATCGAATGGAAGAagataataagtaatataatatgGG acttgaataataaaaggaaTTGCAATACAGATGCATCACAAGAGAGTGTTGATCAAATGAAGGAAATCAATGAACAAAATATGATATGCAAAAAAAGGAagcaaagaaaacaaaaatcaagtAACAGCAATTTAAATGGTACGCATAAAGAAACAATGAAGGATGATgaacaagaaaacaattttgatgATATACAAAAAGATCAAGATGAAATTGAATCAAGggatgaattaatttcttctaaaaaattcagaagAACAGA tgCTACTAACGCGGATAATAATGTAGAAGATACAGAAGAAGCTAGCAAAAGCGAGGCAAAGAAACCAAAACAGCCATCTAAGCGCCAATTGAAGAGGGAAAAGGCTGAGAAAAAAGAGACTGAAAAGCGGGAGGCTAGCAGACTGGAAGCAATGAAAAAGGGTTTGAGCTATGTTTCACAG TGGAAATATGCGCAAAGCGAATGGAAATTCGAGAAACTGAGACAAATTTGGTTAATAGATAACTTACTAGACGAGACTTCCATTCCAGATGACATTTTCCCTACtgttttggaatattttgaagGATGTAAAGGAATGGCAAGAGaacaacttttaaaaaaaggtttagATGTTATAAAGAAGgtagaagaaaatgaagaaatgaaagacGAAATAGAATCTGTCGCTTATCAAAGGGCAAGGAAACTTTTGCAAGCTTTACCTACCGAAACTTAA
- the LOC128878220 gene encoding thioredoxin, mitochondrial-like, translating to MLRVGIRSVRSALGSRTFANAPAQEQAVSVAFKVQDLKDFDDRVKKSKVPVIVDFFATWCNPCRMLTPRIESIIAEKQGKILLAKVDIDENSDLALDYEVGSIPVLIAMKDGKVLDRIVGLHDIDELKQFVDKYTE from the exons ATGCTTCGAGTCGGCATTAGATCCGTTCGTAGCGCTCTAGGAAGCAGGACTTTTGCAAATGCACCGGCCCAGGAGCAAGCAGTTTCGGTCGCCTTCAAGGTTCAGGATTTAAAAGATTTCGATGACCGTGTTAAAAAGTCGAAGGTGCCCGTGATTGTTGACTTCTTTGCAAC ATGGTGCAACCCTTGCCGTATGCTCACTCCTCGTATAGAATCAATAATTGCAGAGAAGCAGGGGAAGATTTTATTGGCAAAGGTTGATATAGATGAAAATAGCGATCTTGCATTGGATTATGAg GTTGGATCTATTCCAGTACTAATCGCAATGAAAGATGGAAAAGTTTTAGACAGAATCGTTGGTCTCCACGATATAGACGAACTTAAACAATTTGTAGATAAGTATACAGAGTAA